From the genome of Streptacidiphilus rugosus AM-16, one region includes:
- a CDS encoding cyclodityrosine synthase, giving the protein MQTATKTLFLVRPYTPHCELIQADGDHAVIGVSPGNSYFSAQRLTDLALWGAENFRQVDLVYTDLYVAEMYQALGYSADDARRKAIKNLRGVRAKVNNAAEAADFGSGRVNSHAMSDFQSNPAYQALHAHISTMLDTDPEFRAVIESLVGSFLTAKVLDGREATDEQREVCLRYICAEAPLFLDTPAILGVPSSLNCYHQLLPLAELLYSRGSGLRASRNQGHAIVTPAEGDSDVR; this is encoded by the coding sequence TTGCAGACAGCGACCAAAACCTTATTCCTCGTCAGGCCCTATACGCCGCACTGCGAGCTCATCCAGGCGGACGGCGACCACGCCGTCATCGGCGTCTCCCCGGGCAACAGCTACTTCTCGGCCCAGCGTCTGACCGACCTCGCCCTGTGGGGCGCCGAGAACTTCCGCCAGGTGGACCTGGTCTACACCGACCTGTACGTGGCGGAGATGTACCAGGCGCTCGGCTACAGCGCCGACGACGCCCGTCGTAAGGCGATCAAGAACCTGCGGGGCGTCCGCGCCAAGGTCAACAACGCGGCGGAGGCCGCCGACTTCGGCAGCGGGAGGGTCAACTCCCATGCCATGTCCGACTTCCAGAGCAATCCGGCCTACCAGGCGCTGCACGCCCACATCAGCACCATGCTCGACACCGACCCCGAGTTCCGGGCCGTCATCGAATCGCTGGTCGGGTCGTTCCTGACCGCCAAGGTGCTGGACGGAAGGGAGGCCACCGACGAGCAGCGCGAGGTGTGCCTGCGCTACATCTGCGCCGAGGCGCCGCTCTTCCTGGACACCCCGGCCATCCTCGGGGTGCCCTCCTCGCTCAACTGCTACCACCAGCTGCTGCCGCTGGCCGAACTCCTCTACTCCCGCGGCTCCGGCCTGCGGGCCTCACGCAACCAGGGCCACGCGATCGTCACGCCCGCCGAAGGAGACTCCGATGTCCGTTGA
- a CDS encoding GNAT family N-acetyltransferase, producing MFTPRRGEAQQVEIVTDDLSDPRIVAFLEAHVRQLRSLSPPESVHALDLDALRAPGISFSSVHDGDALVGCGALKRLDDRHAELKSMRTDTARRRSGIASLLLGHIIAEARGTGFARLSLETGSEEFFRPARSLYARFGFEPCPPFADYRPDPNSTFMTLLL from the coding sequence GTGTTCACCCCGAGGAGAGGTGAGGCACAGCAGGTGGAGATCGTGACGGACGACTTGTCGGATCCGCGGATCGTGGCGTTCCTCGAGGCGCACGTGCGGCAGCTCCGGTCCCTCTCGCCGCCGGAGAGCGTCCACGCCCTGGACCTGGACGCGCTGCGCGCGCCGGGGATCAGCTTCTCGTCCGTCCACGACGGCGACGCGCTGGTCGGCTGCGGGGCGCTGAAGCGGCTGGACGACCGGCACGCCGAGCTCAAGTCGATGCGCACCGACACGGCCCGCCGGCGCAGCGGTATCGCCTCGCTGCTGCTGGGCCACATCATCGCCGAGGCCAGGGGGACGGGCTTCGCCAGGCTCAGCCTGGAGACCGGCTCGGAGGAGTTCTTCCGGCCCGCGCGCAGTCTGTACGCCAGGTTCGGCTTCGAGCCCTGCCCGCCCTTCGCCGACTACCGCCCCGATCCGAACAGCACCTTCATGACGCTTCTCCTCTGA
- a CDS encoding discoidin domain-containing protein: MRHTHRYRSRLRGRPFWTAGLAVLALLAAVLSGTGTAHAAATLLSQGRPATASSTENAGTPASAAVDGNTGTRWSSQAADPQWLQVDLGSTASLTQVVLNWETAYATAFQIQTSADGSNWTSVYSTTTGTGGTQTLDVTGSGRYVRMYGTARATGYGYSLWEFQVYGTAGSGGGGTSCGTQNAALNQPATASSTENAGAPAAAAVDGNTGTRWSSAFSDPQWLEVDLGSTLTICQVVLNWETAYATAFQIQTSTDNTNWTSVYSTTTGTGGTQTLDVSGTGRYIRMYGTARATQYGYSLWEFQVFSGGSGGSGGGGGGGGGGGNCGTDNAALGHPATASSIQDSNPAYDPFYATDGSTLTRWSSAIADPQWIDVDLGGSLPICQVVLQWENAYASAFQIQISNDNTNWTSVYSTTTGTGGTQTLNVTGTGRYVRMYATARGTGYGDSLWEFSVYTVGDQTVTIPPPPPQPAPGNCPWINEPSVAVSTRVAQLMGAMTQDQKDAMLYGDGSSVYIGQIAGQPSLCIPSVNLEDGPSGVGDGLGGVTQFPDGEVSAATFDPGYEHDFGAAVGQEFAGKGVNVSLGPTINMVRDPRWGRSYETFGEDPYLTGEIVSADVQGMQSQGVMAEVKHAAAYNIEQPNAPGNEIIDSRTLQEIYLPGFQTAIEKGGAAALMCGYSMVNGNYSCQNPQVENVPMYQQAGFQGFITSDWGGIHSTVPSANAGETVEMPFGGFFAASLEQAVAAGQVTQATFDTMVSRVLTQMFRFGMFDKAPSGSTTAIVATPAHRAVALKGDEEGTVLLKNNGVLPLNPNGNESIAVIGTQAGAGAITGGGGSGSATSTGTYSPLYSLQQRTAGSKVTVGYDDGTNQASAVALAKSSSVAIVFASDNYGHEESDNTTLNLPGNQDALISAVAAANPNTIVMLSDNSAIMMPWLNQVAGVFEGFYQGQEFGQAVAALLFGDVNPSGHLPITFPASLTQVPASTAAQWPGVNGTVQYSEGLDIGYRWYDANNVTPLFPFGFGLSYTNFSFGNLQIGALNNGQATVTATVTNTGSRAGTEVAQLYVGDPGSAGEPPHQLKGFQRITLNPGASGTVTFTVTAHDLAHWDTTSGNWIASAGAYQILVGDSSRNLPLSGNLTNPTGVTANAMD; encoded by the coding sequence ATGAGGCATACCCACCGCTACCGGTCGCGGCTGCGCGGCCGTCCGTTCTGGACGGCGGGGCTCGCCGTCCTGGCCCTGCTGGCCGCCGTGCTGTCCGGGACGGGCACCGCGCACGCCGCGGCGACCCTGCTCTCCCAGGGCCGCCCGGCGACGGCCTCCTCGACCGAGAACGCCGGCACCCCCGCCTCCGCCGCGGTCGACGGCAACACCGGCACCCGCTGGTCCAGCCAGGCCGCCGACCCTCAGTGGCTCCAGGTCGACCTGGGCTCCACCGCCTCCCTCACCCAGGTGGTGCTGAACTGGGAGACCGCCTACGCGACGGCCTTCCAGATCCAGACCTCGGCCGACGGCTCGAACTGGACCTCGGTCTACTCCACCACCACCGGCACCGGCGGCACCCAGACCCTCGACGTCACCGGGAGCGGCCGCTACGTCCGGATGTACGGCACCGCGCGCGCCACCGGATACGGCTACTCCCTGTGGGAGTTCCAGGTCTACGGCACCGCGGGCTCCGGCGGCGGGGGCACGAGCTGCGGCACGCAGAACGCGGCGCTGAACCAGCCCGCGACGGCGTCCTCCACGGAGAACGCCGGCGCGCCCGCGGCGGCCGCCGTCGACGGCAACACCGGCACCCGCTGGTCCAGCGCCTTCAGCGACCCGCAGTGGCTGGAGGTCGACCTGGGCTCCACGCTGACGATCTGCCAGGTCGTGCTGAACTGGGAGACGGCCTACGCGACGGCCTTCCAGATCCAGACCTCGACCGACAACACCAACTGGACCTCGGTCTACTCCACCACCACCGGCACCGGCGGCACCCAGACCCTCGACGTCTCGGGCACCGGCCGGTACATCCGGATGTACGGCACCGCCCGCGCGACCCAGTACGGCTACTCCCTCTGGGAGTTCCAGGTCTTCTCGGGCGGCAGCGGCGGCTCGGGCGGCGGAGGCGGCGGCGGAGGTGGCGGCGGCAACTGCGGCACCGACAACGCGGCCCTGGGACACCCGGCCACCGCGTCGTCGATCCAGGATTCCAACCCCGCCTACGACCCCTTCTACGCCACCGACGGCAGCACGCTGACCCGCTGGTCGAGTGCGATCGCCGACCCGCAGTGGATCGACGTGGACCTCGGCGGCAGCCTGCCGATCTGCCAGGTGGTGCTCCAGTGGGAGAACGCCTACGCCTCCGCCTTCCAGATCCAGATCTCGAACGACAACACGAACTGGACCTCGGTCTACTCCACCACCACCGGCACCGGCGGCACCCAGACCCTGAACGTCACCGGAACCGGCCGCTACGTGCGCATGTACGCCACCGCGCGCGGGACCGGTTACGGTGACTCGCTCTGGGAGTTCTCGGTCTACACCGTGGGCGACCAGACCGTCACCATCCCCCCGCCCCCGCCGCAGCCGGCGCCGGGCAACTGCCCCTGGATCAACGAGCCCAGCGTGGCCGTCTCGACCCGCGTCGCCCAGCTGATGGGCGCCATGACGCAGGACCAGAAGGACGCGATGCTCTACGGCGACGGTTCGAGCGTCTACATCGGGCAGATCGCCGGACAGCCGTCGCTCTGCATCCCGAGCGTCAATCTGGAGGACGGGCCCAGCGGTGTGGGCGACGGCCTCGGCGGTGTCACCCAGTTCCCCGACGGGGAGGTGTCCGCGGCCACCTTCGACCCCGGCTACGAGCACGACTTCGGCGCGGCCGTGGGCCAGGAGTTCGCGGGCAAGGGCGTGAACGTCTCCCTCGGCCCGACCATCAACATGGTGCGCGACCCGCGCTGGGGCCGCTCCTACGAGACCTTCGGCGAGGACCCGTACCTCACCGGCGAGATCGTGAGCGCGGACGTCCAGGGCATGCAGAGCCAGGGCGTGATGGCCGAGGTCAAGCACGCGGCCGCGTACAACATCGAGCAGCCGAACGCCCCGGGCAACGAGATCATCGACAGCCGCACGCTGCAGGAGATCTACCTGCCGGGCTTCCAGACCGCCATCGAGAAGGGCGGCGCGGCGGCGCTGATGTGCGGGTACTCCATGGTGAACGGCAACTACTCCTGCCAGAACCCGCAGGTCGAGAACGTCCCGATGTACCAGCAGGCGGGGTTCCAGGGCTTCATCACCTCCGACTGGGGCGGCATCCACTCCACCGTGCCCTCGGCCAACGCCGGTGAGACGGTGGAGATGCCCTTCGGCGGGTTCTTCGCGGCCTCACTGGAGCAGGCCGTCGCGGCCGGGCAGGTCACCCAGGCCACCTTCGACACGATGGTGTCCCGGGTCCTGACCCAGATGTTCCGCTTCGGCATGTTCGACAAGGCGCCGAGCGGGTCCACCACCGCCATCGTGGCCACGCCCGCGCACCGCGCGGTCGCGCTCAAGGGCGACGAGGAGGGCACCGTGCTGCTGAAGAACAACGGGGTGCTGCCGCTCAACCCGAACGGCAACGAGTCGATCGCGGTGATCGGCACCCAGGCCGGGGCCGGCGCGATCACCGGTGGCGGCGGCAGCGGCAGCGCCACCAGCACCGGCACCTACTCGCCGCTGTACAGCCTGCAGCAGCGCACCGCGGGGTCGAAGGTCACGGTCGGCTACGACGACGGGACGAACCAGGCCTCCGCGGTGGCCCTGGCCAAGTCGTCGAGCGTGGCGATCGTCTTCGCCTCCGACAACTACGGACACGAGGAGTCCGACAACACCACGCTCAACCTCCCGGGCAACCAGGACGCGCTGATCTCCGCGGTCGCCGCGGCCAACCCGAACACGATCGTCATGCTGAGCGACAACTCGGCGATCATGATGCCGTGGCTGAACCAGGTCGCGGGCGTGTTCGAGGGCTTCTACCAGGGCCAGGAGTTCGGCCAGGCGGTGGCGGCGCTGCTCTTCGGCGACGTGAACCCCTCGGGGCACCTGCCGATCACCTTCCCCGCCTCGCTCACTCAGGTGCCGGCGAGCACGGCCGCGCAGTGGCCGGGCGTCAACGGCACGGTGCAGTACTCCGAGGGGCTCGACATCGGGTACCGCTGGTACGACGCGAACAACGTCACGCCGCTGTTCCCGTTCGGCTTCGGCCTGTCCTACACCAACTTCTCGTTCGGCAACCTGCAGATCGGGGCGCTGAACAACGGACAGGCGACCGTGACGGCCACCGTCACCAACACCGGGAGCCGGGCCGGGACCGAGGTCGCCCAGCTGTACGTGGGCGATCCCGGCTCGGCCGGGGAGCCGCCGCACCAGCTCAAGGGCTTCCAGCGGATCACGCTGAACCCCGGCGCGTCCGGCACGGTCACCTTCACGGTGACCGCGCACGACCTGGCGCACTGGGACACCACGTCCGGCAACTGGATCGCGTCGGCGGGCGCGTACCAGATCCTGGTCGGGGACAGCTCCCGCAACCTGCCGCTGAGCGGCAACCTCACCAACCCGACCGGCGTCACCGCGAACGCGATGGACTGA
- a CDS encoding dodecin, which translates to MTDSTYRVTEIVGTSSEGVDAAIRSALGRASQTLHGLDWFEVTQIRGSIEEGQVKQFQVGLKVGFRLD; encoded by the coding sequence ATGACCGACAGCACCTACCGCGTGACCGAGATCGTCGGCACCTCCTCGGAGGGCGTCGACGCGGCGATCCGCAGCGCGCTGGGACGCGCGTCGCAGACCCTGCACGGCCTGGACTGGTTCGAGGTGACCCAGATCCGCGGCAGCATCGAGGAGGGCCAGGTCAAGCAGTTCCAGGTGGGCCTGAAGGTCGGCTTCCGCCTGGACTAG
- a CDS encoding discoidin domain-containing protein, with the protein MPGNRHPARTALRRPPAGLTLLTVVALFASLLLALAQSPAHAAGTLLSQGRPATASSTENAGTPASAAVDGNTGTRWSSAFSDPQWLQVDLGSSASISQVVLQWETAYATAFQIQTSTDGSTWTSIYSTTTGTGGTQTLDVTGTGRYVRMYGTARATQYGYSLWEFQVYGTAGSGGGGTSCGTTNAALNRPATASSTENAGTPASAAVDGDTGTRWSSAFSDPQWLQVDLGSSVTVCQVVLNWEAAYATGYQIQTSNDAVNWSTAYSTTTGKGGTETLSLNGTGRYLRLYGTARATAYGYSLWELQAFTTSTSSGGGGSDPFWGDTSTIPAAQNVVEVKVLNRTNGQYPDSQVYWSFNGQTHSIAEQPYLDMPANSAGRMYFYLGSPNSKYFDFIEFTVGANVFNGNTTRVDAFGLPIAMRLHSKDGYDVQVGETQQVFTEDRTALFQDFVNAVPQQFKVLAQTQAPYRIIAPGSDPSFQAGGVNADYFTAYANSVGVNAPTSDVFGCAGVLASQPGECAALNRHVATLPQAQWSDPSQYYPAGPANYYAEFWHDHAINNLAYGFPYDDYAGQSSYISHSDPQWLEVAVGW; encoded by the coding sequence ATGCCAGGGAATCGTCATCCCGCCCGCACCGCTCTCCGCAGGCCTCCGGCAGGCCTGACCCTGCTCACCGTCGTCGCCCTGTTCGCGAGCCTGCTGCTCGCGCTGGCGCAGTCCCCCGCGCACGCGGCGGGCACCCTGCTCTCCCAGGGCAGACCGGCGACGGCCTCGTCCACCGAGAACGCCGGCACCCCCGCATCCGCCGCGGTCGACGGCAACACCGGCACCCGCTGGTCCAGCGCCTTCAGCGACCCCCAGTGGCTCCAGGTCGACCTCGGCAGCAGCGCGAGCATCAGCCAGGTCGTGCTGCAGTGGGAGACGGCCTACGCCACCGCCTTCCAGATCCAGACCTCGACCGACGGCTCCACTTGGACCTCGATCTACTCCACCACCACCGGTACCGGCGGCACCCAGACCCTCGACGTCACCGGAACCGGCCGCTACGTGCGCATGTACGGCACCGCGCGGGCGACCCAGTACGGCTACTCCCTGTGGGAGTTCCAGGTCTACGGCACCGCGGGCTCCGGCGGCGGGGGCACGAGCTGCGGCACCACGAACGCCGCCCTGAACCGGCCGGCGACCGCCTCCTCCACCGAGAACGCCGGCACCCCCGCGTCCGCCGCCGTCGACGGCGACACCGGCACCCGCTGGTCCAGCGCCTTCAGCGACCCCCAGTGGCTCCAAGTGGACCTCGGCAGCAGCGTGACCGTCTGTCAGGTCGTGCTGAACTGGGAGGCCGCCTACGCCACGGGCTACCAGATCCAGACCTCGAACGACGCCGTCAACTGGAGCACCGCCTACTCCACCACCACCGGCAAGGGCGGCACCGAGACGCTGAGCCTCAACGGAACCGGCCGCTACCTGCGCCTGTACGGCACCGCCCGGGCCACCGCCTACGGCTACTCGCTGTGGGAGCTGCAGGCGTTCACCACCTCGACCTCCTCCGGCGGCGGGGGCTCGGACCCGTTCTGGGGCGACACCAGCACCATCCCGGCCGCGCAGAACGTGGTCGAGGTGAAGGTGCTCAACCGCACGAACGGCCAGTACCCGGACAGTCAGGTCTACTGGAGCTTCAACGGCCAGACCCACTCCATCGCCGAGCAGCCCTACCTCGACATGCCCGCCAACTCGGCCGGGCGGATGTACTTCTACCTCGGCTCGCCGAACAGCAAGTACTTCGACTTCATCGAGTTCACGGTCGGCGCGAACGTCTTCAACGGCAACACCACCCGCGTCGACGCCTTCGGCCTGCCCATCGCCATGCGACTGCACTCCAAGGACGGCTACGACGTCCAGGTCGGCGAGACGCAGCAGGTGTTCACCGAGGACCGCACCGCGCTGTTCCAGGACTTCGTGAACGCGGTGCCGCAGCAGTTCAAGGTGCTCGCCCAGACCCAGGCGCCGTACCGGATCATCGCCCCCGGCAGCGACCCGAGCTTCCAGGCCGGCGGCGTCAACGCCGACTACTTCACCGCCTACGCCAACTCGGTCGGCGTGAACGCCCCGACCTCCGACGTGTTCGGCTGCGCCGGGGTCCTGGCGAGCCAGCCCGGCGAGTGCGCCGCACTCAACCGGCATGTCGCGACGCTGCCGCAGGCGCAGTGGTCCGACCCGAGCCAGTACTACCCGGCCGGTCCTGCCAACTACTACGCCGAGTTCTGGCACGACCACGCGATCAACAACCTGGCCTACGGCTTCCCTTACGACGACTACGCCGGCCAGTCCTCCTACATCTCCCACAGCGACCCGCAGTGGCTCGAAGTGGCGGTGGGCTGGTGA
- a CDS encoding rhomboid-like protein produces MDIARTESPARRPAHAAWHYVRRAPGTFVWLAILFVTTQIVRHVDPTVADHILEKRSTNLHYLAVSPVRVLITSAFWIAGGGWFFYFVLYNIFHVPAERWLGTARWLAVLAIAHVGATYISEGVLYWSIQHGYAPESAKFTLDYGVSYALAGVEAVLTYLIVRPWRYLYVVCVLGYYGFALIHTRDFTSVGHFTAALLGLACYPLTRGRPGSFDPAAAARSAWQWLRRRRTT; encoded by the coding sequence ATGGACATCGCCCGGACGGAGTCCCCGGCGAGGCGTCCGGCCCACGCCGCCTGGCACTACGTCAGGCGGGCGCCGGGCACCTTCGTCTGGCTGGCGATCCTCTTCGTGACCACGCAGATCGTCCGGCACGTGGACCCGACCGTCGCCGACCACATCCTGGAGAAGCGCTCCACCAACCTGCACTACCTCGCCGTCTCGCCGGTCCGGGTGCTGATCACCAGCGCGTTCTGGATCGCGGGCGGCGGCTGGTTCTTCTACTTCGTGCTCTACAACATCTTCCACGTCCCGGCCGAACGCTGGCTCGGCACCGCACGCTGGCTGGCGGTGCTGGCCATCGCGCACGTCGGGGCGACGTACATCAGCGAGGGCGTCCTCTACTGGTCGATCCAGCACGGCTACGCCCCGGAGAGCGCGAAGTTCACCCTGGACTACGGCGTCAGCTACGCGCTCGCCGGCGTCGAGGCCGTGCTGACCTATCTGATCGTGCGGCCGTGGCGGTACCTCTACGTCGTCTGCGTGCTCGGCTACTACGGCTTCGCACTGATCCACACCAGGGACTTCACCAGCGTCGGGCACTTCACCGCCGCGCTGCTCGGACTCGCCTGCTACCCGCTGACCCGCGGCCGCCCCGGCTCCTTCGACCCCGCCGCGGCCGCCCGTTCCGCCTGGCAGTGGCTCCGCCGACGCCGGACGACATGA
- a CDS encoding cytochrome P450, producing the protein MSVDTVQPVDVARSAPDALPGFPFSWRGDRLPEEIGELRAEPVKRVRTIAGDPAWLVSSYQLCRQVLEDKRFSLKDTSAPGVPRQYALTIPPEVVNNMGNITGVGLRKAVLKAINPKAEGLVDWMTGYAAELVDGLLAQGAPVDLRGQFANPYSEALHCRILGIPLADAPKLAASLDIAFMNSACPVAGAKLNWDRDMAYMTERLDDQATTGLMAEIAALRLDPDYAHLTDEMLATVGVTMFGAGVISTSGFLTMACVTLLQHPEVRAELRADPSKIPAAVDELLRVNLSIGDGLPRLALEDVQLGDVLVRKGELVLVLVEGANFDPDAFEDPESVDVGRANAGDHLSFGGGQHYCPATALGKKHAEIAIATLLDRMPDLRLAVPVEQLVWRTGFMKRMPERLPVMW; encoded by the coding sequence ATGTCCGTTGACACCGTCCAGCCCGTCGACGTGGCCCGGTCCGCTCCCGACGCGCTGCCCGGCTTCCCGTTCTCCTGGCGCGGGGACAGGCTGCCGGAGGAGATCGGCGAGCTGCGTGCGGAGCCGGTCAAGCGGGTGCGCACCATCGCCGGCGACCCCGCCTGGCTGGTCTCCTCCTATCAGCTGTGCCGTCAGGTCCTGGAGGACAAGCGGTTCAGCCTCAAGGACACCTCCGCGCCGGGCGTGCCCCGCCAGTACGCGCTGACGATCCCGCCCGAGGTCGTCAACAACATGGGCAACATCACCGGCGTCGGCCTGCGCAAGGCGGTGCTCAAGGCCATCAACCCGAAGGCCGAGGGCCTGGTCGACTGGATGACCGGCTACGCCGCCGAGCTGGTCGACGGCCTGCTGGCGCAGGGCGCGCCGGTGGACCTGCGCGGGCAGTTCGCCAACCCGTACTCGGAGGCGCTGCACTGCCGGATCCTCGGCATCCCGCTCGCCGACGCGCCGAAGCTGGCGGCCAGCCTGGACATCGCCTTCATGAACTCGGCCTGCCCGGTCGCCGGGGCCAAGCTCAACTGGGACCGCGACATGGCCTACATGACGGAGCGTCTGGACGACCAGGCCACGACGGGACTGATGGCGGAGATCGCCGCCCTGCGGCTGGACCCTGACTACGCCCACCTGACCGACGAGATGCTGGCGACGGTCGGCGTCACCATGTTCGGCGCGGGCGTGATCTCCACCTCCGGGTTCCTGACCATGGCCTGCGTCACCCTGCTCCAGCACCCGGAGGTCAGGGCGGAGCTGCGCGCCGACCCGTCGAAGATCCCGGCGGCCGTCGACGAACTGCTGCGGGTCAACCTCTCCATCGGCGACGGGCTGCCGCGGCTCGCGCTGGAGGACGTGCAGCTCGGCGACGTGCTGGTGCGCAAGGGCGAGCTGGTGCTGGTCCTGGTCGAGGGCGCGAACTTCGACCCGGACGCCTTCGAGGACCCGGAGTCGGTCGACGTCGGCCGGGCCAACGCCGGGGACCACCTGTCCTTCGGCGGCGGCCAGCACTACTGCCCGGCGACCGCGCTCGGCAAGAAGCACGCCGAGATCGCGATCGCGACCCTGCTGGACCGGATGCCGGACCTGCGGCTGGCCGTCCCGGTGGAGCAGCTGGTGTGGCGGACCGGCTTCATGAAGCGCATGCCGGAGCGACTGCCGGTGATGTGGTGA